From Candidatus Edwardsbacteria bacterium RifOxyA12_full_54_48, a single genomic window includes:
- a CDS encoding asparagine synthase (glutamine-hydrolyzing), which yields MCGITGVFNYNSDRPIDPESLNRMCASIAHRGPDDQGMFFDNDARIGLGHRRLSIIDLATGAQPMSSADKNIWIVFNGEIYNFPELKKELIAGGFRFKTTSDTEVIIYLYQAYREKALERLNGIFALAIYDKKERSLLLARDKFGVKPLYYHDDGQRISFGSEIKTILQDKTFTRNIDLQALDNYLTFRYSPSPQTLIQGINKLPPGHCLKIMPGREPWQSRFDNKAPKTDRTIKESDAIARYQELLENAVKRQMISDVPVGLFLSGGVDSAVLGTLMQKNHDGKLKTFSIGFRGKGDHNELDDARKTARWIGSEHHEMLLEKKEYLDFFARSFYYVEEPVAETTIPALYYVSKLAARDLKVVLAGQGADEPMAGYPRYFGISLILKYPRLWKNGLVKSLIANLPRNERAKRTAYAGGFDQELDRFLAVHTIFTPEQKIFLVREPPAAVRADSARTLMADLYGRTSSLSDPLSKLLYIDARMNLSDDLLLFNDKMAMANSLEMRVPYLDLELMDFLESLPVNLKLRGRTGKYIHKKAAGKWLPGEIINRKKRGFATPMDQWLQSGLSDTAKRLFALPDSACRQYFNLDYINGLIDSHIKRRHNYQRHIFMLLSFEIWHKTFFENKEVDIGAN from the coding sequence ATGTGCGGCATAACCGGCGTTTTCAACTACAATTCGGACCGGCCGATCGATCCGGAATCATTGAACCGGATGTGCGCTTCGATAGCCCACCGCGGCCCGGACGACCAGGGGATGTTCTTTGACAATGACGCCCGGATAGGGCTGGGACACCGCCGCTTGAGCATCATAGATCTGGCCACCGGGGCCCAGCCGATGTCCAGCGCGGACAAAAACATCTGGATAGTGTTCAACGGCGAGATATATAATTTTCCGGAACTTAAAAAGGAGCTGATAGCCGGGGGATTTCGGTTCAAAACCACCTCCGACACCGAAGTGATAATATACCTGTATCAGGCATACCGGGAGAAGGCCCTGGAGAGGTTGAACGGGATCTTTGCCTTGGCCATCTACGACAAAAAAGAGCGCAGCCTGCTGCTGGCCCGGGACAAGTTCGGGGTCAAACCCCTGTATTATCATGACGACGGCCAGAGAATATCGTTCGGCTCCGAGATCAAGACCATCCTTCAGGATAAGACTTTTACCAGGAACATCGACCTCCAGGCGCTGGATAATTACCTGACTTTCAGGTACAGCCCCTCGCCTCAGACCCTGATCCAGGGCATAAACAAGCTGCCGCCGGGGCACTGCCTCAAGATAATGCCGGGCCGAGAACCCTGGCAGTCCCGGTTCGACAATAAAGCCCCCAAGACCGACCGGACCATAAAAGAAAGCGACGCCATAGCTAGGTACCAGGAGTTGCTGGAGAACGCCGTCAAGCGGCAGATGATCAGCGATGTTCCGGTGGGTCTGTTTCTCAGTGGAGGGGTTGATTCGGCGGTGCTCGGCACCCTGATGCAGAAGAACCATGACGGCAAACTGAAGACCTTCTCCATAGGCTTCAGGGGAAAAGGGGATCACAACGAGTTGGATGATGCCCGAAAAACCGCCCGATGGATAGGATCGGAACACCACGAAATGCTGCTGGAGAAAAAAGAGTATCTGGATTTTTTTGCCCGTTCATTTTATTATGTCGAGGAGCCGGTGGCCGAGACCACCATTCCGGCCCTGTATTATGTGTCAAAGCTGGCGGCCCGGGACCTGAAAGTGGTGCTGGCCGGGCAGGGGGCCGACGAGCCGATGGCCGGATATCCCAGATATTTTGGCATCAGCCTGATACTCAAGTATCCCCGGCTCTGGAAGAACGGGCTGGTAAAAAGCCTGATCGCTAATTTGCCCCGCAACGAAAGGGCCAAAAGAACAGCATATGCCGGGGGGTTTGACCAGGAGCTGGACCGGTTTTTAGCGGTGCACACCATTTTTACCCCGGAGCAAAAGATCTTTCTGGTCCGGGAACCGCCTGCCGCGGTACGGGCAGATTCCGCCCGAACCTTGATGGCGGATCTCTACGGCCGAACATCATCATTAAGCGATCCTCTTTCCAAACTGCTGTATATCGACGCCCGGATGAACCTTTCCGACGATCTGCTGCTCTTCAACGACAAGATGGCCATGGCCAATTCCCTGGAGATGCGGGTGCCGTATCTGGATCTGGAGCTGATGGACTTTCTGGAATCACTGCCGGTAAACCTTAAACTCCGGGGCAGAACCGGAAAATACATCCATAAAAAAGCCGCCGGGAAATGGCTGCCCGGGGAGATCATAAACAGAAAGAAACGCGGGTTTGCCACCCCCATGGACCAGTGGCTCCAATCGGGCCTGTCCGATACGGCCAAACGGCTGTTCGCCCTTCCCGATTCGGCCTGCCGGCAATATTTCAATCTGGATTATATCAATGGTCTTATAGACAGCCATATCAAACGGCGCCATAATTATCAAAGGCATATCTTCATGTTACTGTCGTTCGAGATCTGGCATAAGACATTTTTTGAAAACAAGGAAGTCGATATCGGCGCTAATTGA
- a CDS encoding aminotransferase → MIKDLSAFYSKNALNMKRSEIRELLKYTRKPEIISFAGGLPAPQTFPLKDIEEIACQVLREKGNVALQYGTTEGELPLRQEIAKWMAAHKAGINPDNIMITSGSQQGLDIIAKVFIDPGDPIIVELPSYIGGLQAFQAYRAKMIGIPQDNDGMKVDKLEKVLAKMARKNKKPKFIYVVPDFQNPSGVTMPLERRKKLLELAYQYQVPVIEDSPYRDLRFTGDDVPPIYSLDTQDQVIVLGTFSKILCPGLRLAWMMAPAAWTDRMIVSKQSMDLACPTFNQLIVAEYMKRGLLQPQIESIKKLYGKKREVMLKALKKNMPKGVKWTKPEGGLFLWVKLPKNLSATELFMKAIEENVAYVIGSAFHCDGKGQNTMRLNFSYASEEQIEEGVKRLANMIRKNM, encoded by the coding sequence ATGATCAAAGACCTTTCTGCTTTCTATTCCAAGAATGCCCTGAACATGAAACGCTCCGAGATCCGGGAGCTTCTCAAATACACCCGCAAGCCGGAGATCATCTCCTTTGCCGGCGGGCTGCCCGCCCCCCAGACCTTCCCCCTGAAGGACATCGAGGAGATCGCCTGCCAGGTGCTGAGGGAGAAGGGGAATGTGGCCTTGCAGTACGGCACCACCGAGGGCGAACTGCCGCTGCGCCAGGAGATAGCCAAGTGGATGGCGGCGCACAAGGCGGGCATCAATCCCGATAACATCATGATCACCTCCGGCTCCCAGCAGGGGCTGGACATCATCGCCAAGGTATTCATCGATCCGGGCGATCCCATCATCGTGGAGCTGCCCAGCTATATCGGCGGACTGCAGGCCTTTCAGGCCTACCGGGCCAAGATGATCGGCATCCCCCAGGACAACGACGGGATGAAGGTGGACAAGCTGGAGAAGGTCCTGGCCAAGATGGCCCGGAAGAACAAGAAGCCAAAATTCATCTATGTGGTGCCGGATTTTCAGAACCCCTCGGGGGTGACCATGCCGCTGGAGCGCCGCAAAAAACTGCTGGAGCTGGCCTACCAGTACCAGGTGCCGGTCATAGAGGACAGCCCCTACCGCGACCTGCGCTTCACCGGGGACGACGTGCCGCCCATCTACAGCCTGGACACCCAGGACCAGGTGATAGTGCTGGGCACCTTCTCCAAGATATTATGCCCCGGCCTGAGGCTGGCCTGGATGATGGCCCCGGCCGCCTGGACCGACCGGATGATAGTCTCCAAGCAGAGCATGGATCTGGCCTGCCCCACCTTCAACCAGCTGATCGTGGCCGAGTACATGAAGCGCGGCCTGCTGCAGCCGCAGATCGAGAGCATCAAAAAACTGTACGGCAAAAAGCGGGAGGTGATGCTGAAGGCCCTCAAGAAGAACATGCCCAAGGGGGTCAAGTGGACCAAGCCGGAGGGCGGGCTGTTCCTGTGGGTCAAACTGCCCAAGAACCTGAGCGCCACCGAGTTGTTCATGAAGGCCATCGAGGAGAACGTGGCCTATGTGATAGGCTCGGCCTTCCACTGCGACGGCAAGGGCCAGAACACCATGCGGCTGAACTTCTCCTACGCCTCGGAGGAGCAGATCGAGGAGGGCGTCAAGCGGCTGGCCAATATGATCAGAAAGAATATGTGA
- a CDS encoding LPS export ABC transporter ATP-binding protein, with product MAQVNNRSLKVKDIYKSYRKHRAVNGISIEINQGEIVGLLGPNGAGKTTTFNIITGLVKPDEGTVRLDETDITEMPMYQRARHGLGYLTQESSVFRKLTVAENIMAILEMMPLSRQQRQDRLKDLLQELSITHLADKKAHSISGGERRRVEVTRALVTNPAFLLLDEPFTGIDPIARADIQQVVVKLKERGIGVLLTDHNVRETLEITDRAYVIYEGQVFASGTPQEIVDHAGAREKFLGDKFTL from the coding sequence ATGGCCCAAGTGAACAATCGCTCCCTCAAGGTCAAGGACATCTACAAAAGCTACCGCAAGCACCGGGCGGTGAACGGCATCTCCATCGAGATCAATCAGGGGGAGATCGTGGGGCTGCTGGGGCCCAACGGGGCCGGCAAGACCACCACCTTCAACATCATCACCGGGCTGGTCAAGCCCGACGAGGGCACGGTGCGCCTGGATGAAACGGACATCACCGAGATGCCGATGTACCAGCGGGCCCGGCACGGCCTGGGCTACCTGACCCAGGAGTCCTCGGTGTTCCGCAAGCTGACGGTGGCCGAGAACATCATGGCCATCCTGGAGATGATGCCGCTGAGCCGGCAGCAGCGGCAGGATCGTCTTAAAGATCTGCTGCAGGAGCTGAGCATCACCCATCTGGCCGACAAGAAAGCCCATTCCATCTCCGGCGGGGAGCGGCGCCGGGTGGAGGTGACCCGGGCCCTGGTCACCAATCCGGCCTTTCTGCTGCTGGACGAGCCGTTCACCGGGATAGATCCCATTGCCCGGGCCGACATCCAGCAGGTGGTGGTCAAGCTCAAGGAGCGCGGCATCGGGGTGCTGCTGACCGATCACAACGTCCGGGAGACCCTGGAGATCACCGACCGGGCCTACGTGATCTACGAGGGCCAGGTGTTCGCCTCGGGCACGCCCCAGGAGATCGTGGACCACGCCGGGGCCCGGGAGAAGTTTCTGGGGGACAAGTTCACCCTGTGA
- a CDS encoding epimerase, translating into MSLVLVTGGAGFIGSHTADRLISLGYQVRILDNLQKPVHLKGKPDYLNPKAEFMLGDVRDKETMIRALDGVEYVFHFAAYQDYLPDFSTFFQVNSVSTALIYEIAVEKNLPLKKVVVASSQFVQGEGLYKKKDGSLVAPYQRPLAQLEVGDWEWRDQAGRPMEWQWTPESHASPPNAYAISKYSQELMTLAFGRRYQIPSVALRYSIVQGSRQSFYNAYSGACRIFNLHYFFNKAPTIYEDGLQRRDFVNIHDVVDANLLVMQDPRADYNAYCIGGGHPYTVREFADIVAKVHGKEHLKPNIPGEFRLGDTRHTCSDIAKIKKLGWSPRRTAEDSVKDYLEYLKAQTDIEDILEYAEKTMKQLNVVRMARK; encoded by the coding sequence ATGTCTCTTGTTTTGGTGACCGGCGGTGCGGGATTCATAGGTTCGCATACGGCGGACAGGTTGATAAGCTTGGGGTATCAGGTCAGGATACTTGATAATCTACAAAAGCCCGTACATTTAAAGGGGAAGCCAGATTACCTGAATCCAAAGGCCGAATTCATGCTGGGCGATGTGCGGGATAAGGAAACCATGATCCGGGCACTTGATGGGGTCGAATATGTGTTCCATTTTGCCGCCTACCAGGATTATCTTCCGGATTTTTCAACCTTCTTTCAGGTGAACTCGGTCAGCACCGCACTGATCTACGAAATTGCCGTGGAGAAAAACCTGCCCCTGAAGAAAGTGGTGGTGGCCTCTTCCCAATTTGTCCAAGGCGAGGGATTGTATAAAAAAAAGGACGGCTCCCTGGTTGCGCCCTACCAAAGGCCGCTGGCCCAATTGGAGGTTGGGGATTGGGAATGGAGGGACCAGGCCGGCCGGCCCATGGAGTGGCAGTGGACCCCGGAGAGCCATGCCAGTCCACCCAATGCCTACGCCATATCGAAATATTCCCAGGAACTGATGACCCTGGCCTTTGGGCGCAGATACCAGATACCATCGGTAGCTTTGCGCTATTCGATCGTCCAGGGCTCTCGCCAGTCCTTTTATAATGCCTACAGCGGGGCCTGCCGGATATTCAACCTGCATTATTTTTTCAACAAAGCTCCCACCATCTACGAGGATGGCCTTCAGCGGAGGGATTTTGTCAATATCCATGATGTGGTGGATGCCAATCTGCTGGTCATGCAGGATCCCCGGGCGGATTATAACGCCTATTGCATAGGCGGCGGTCATCCCTACACCGTCAGGGAATTTGCCGATATCGTGGCCAAGGTTCACGGAAAGGAACATTTAAAACCCAACATACCCGGCGAATTCAGGCTGGGCGACACCAGGCACACCTGTTCCGATATAGCTAAAATAAAAAAGCTGGGTTGGTCTCCCCGTAGAACGGCGGAGGATTCGGTAAAGGATTATCTGGAATATCTCAAGGCCCAGACCGATATAGAGGATATTCTGGAATATGCCGAAAAGACCATGAAGCAGTTGAACGTGGTCAGAATGGCCAGAAAATGA
- a CDS encoding UDP-N-acetylglucosamine 2-epimerase, translating into MKIAPLLTEMGRYPDMSPILIHTGQHYDDNMSTAFFKDLELPQPDYNLNVGSGTHTWQTANVMLKLEPLLKEIAPDMILVVGDINSTLAAALVAAKMGLPLAHIEAGLRSFDRSMPEEINRVVTDALSDHLFTTERSANENLRREGIPRKKIHFVGNVMIDTLLKHKRQAAALGMPGRHGVSAKAYAVMTLHRPSNVDVPESLNNISDVLSSIQGQIPVLFPVHPRTVKCLETSGLRSRLDAMPNVHLLEPLGYLEFQGLISQAQLVMTDSGGIQEETTILGVPCLTLRDNTERPVTITEGTNELVGTSPKKITSAVRRILKGGIKNGRRPELWDGKASKRIIEILRASKL; encoded by the coding sequence ATGAAAATAGCGCCACTCCTGACAGAGATGGGCCGTTATCCGGATATGAGCCCCATTCTTATTCATACCGGCCAGCATTATGACGATAATATGTCCACGGCGTTCTTTAAAGACCTGGAATTACCCCAACCTGATTACAATCTGAATGTTGGCTCAGGGACCCATACCTGGCAGACAGCAAATGTGATGCTCAAGCTGGAGCCGCTGCTGAAAGAAATAGCCCCCGATATGATACTGGTGGTGGGCGACATAAACTCGACCCTGGCTGCGGCGCTGGTTGCCGCCAAGATGGGCCTTCCGCTGGCCCATATTGAAGCCGGATTGAGGAGCTTTGACCGGTCAATGCCGGAAGAGATCAACCGAGTGGTCACCGATGCTTTATCGGATCACCTTTTTACCACGGAACGCAGCGCCAATGAAAATTTGCGGCGCGAGGGCATTCCTCGAAAAAAAATACATTTCGTTGGCAATGTAATGATAGACACCCTTCTCAAACACAAAAGACAGGCTGCGGCCCTGGGGATGCCGGGAAGGCACGGGGTTTCGGCCAAGGCCTATGCGGTCATGACCCTGCATCGTCCATCGAATGTTGATGTGCCGGAGTCCCTGAATAATATCTCTGATGTTCTATCAAGCATTCAGGGCCAGATTCCGGTATTATTTCCGGTTCACCCCAGGACGGTAAAATGCCTGGAGACAAGCGGCCTTCGGAGCCGACTCGATGCCATGCCAAATGTGCATCTTCTGGAGCCGCTTGGTTATCTGGAGTTCCAGGGGTTAATATCCCAGGCCCAGCTGGTGATGACCGATTCCGGAGGGATCCAGGAGGAAACCACCATCCTCGGTGTGCCCTGTCTGACCCTTCGCGACAATACCGAAAGGCCGGTCACGATCACAGAAGGCACTAATGAGCTGGTGGGAACATCGCCCAAAAAAATCACATCTGCTGTCCGGAGGATCCTAAAAGGCGGGATAAAGAATGGCCGGCGCCCAGAATTATGGGACGGGAAGGCCTCCAAGAGGATAATTGAGATATTACGGGCAAGCAAGCTATAA
- a CDS encoding GHMP kinase encodes MIISQTPLRVSLSGGGTDFYDYYIHHEGFVVSTAIDKYVFVVVKERFDDLIYVSYTKKEIVENINEIQHDLVREAAKRTGMDKGFEVSMMADIPSEGSGLGSSSSLTVGLLNGFYQYNGVQVTAEDLAQQAYEIEVGILKRPIGKQDQYIAAYGGLSSFKFKKDDTVLVEKLKVGNDVKRRLGENLLLFYTNINRLSSTILTEQKENIGHKREHLGKIKHLAHEVHDCILKGTLDCVGETLDRNWIYKKQLSSNISNPVIEEMHETAMKNGAIGAKISGAGGGGFLLVYCPREKQDRLHRAMKKYREMPFMLEPQGSRIIFNYRRYDWK; translated from the coding sequence ATGATAATATCACAAACACCTTTAAGGGTCAGCCTTTCCGGGGGCGGGACAGATTTTTATGATTATTATATACATCATGAGGGATTTGTGGTAAGCACCGCCATAGACAAATACGTGTTCGTGGTGGTTAAGGAGCGCTTTGACGATCTGATATATGTCTCCTACACCAAGAAGGAGATCGTGGAGAACATAAACGAAATTCAGCACGATCTGGTCCGGGAGGCGGCGAAAAGAACCGGCATGGACAAGGGTTTTGAGGTCTCCATGATGGCCGATATCCCGTCCGAGGGATCGGGACTGGGATCTTCCAGCAGCCTGACCGTCGGCCTGCTTAACGGCTTCTATCAGTATAACGGGGTGCAGGTAACGGCAGAGGACCTGGCCCAGCAGGCCTATGAGATCGAGGTCGGCATCCTGAAGCGTCCCATCGGGAAACAGGATCAATATATCGCTGCCTATGGCGGGCTGTCCTCCTTCAAATTCAAGAAGGACGATACGGTTTTGGTGGAAAAACTCAAGGTGGGCAATGATGTCAAAAGAAGATTGGGGGAAAACCTGCTGCTATTCTACACCAACATCAACCGCCTGTCTTCCACCATACTGACCGAACAGAAGGAAAACATCGGACACAAGCGGGAACATCTGGGAAAGATAAAACATTTGGCCCACGAGGTTCACGACTGCATCCTGAAGGGGACCCTGGATTGCGTGGGCGAGACCCTGGACCGAAACTGGATATATAAAAAGCAGCTTTCCTCAAACATCTCTAACCCGGTTATCGAGGAGATGCATGAGACTGCCATGAAGAACGGCGCCATCGGAGCCAAGATCTCCGGAGCCGGGGGAGGAGGTTTCCTTCTGGTCTACTGCCCCCGGGAGAAACAGGACCGGCTGCACCGGGCCATGAAGAAATACCGGGAAATGCCTTTTATGTTAGAACCCCAAGGCAGCCGGATAATATTCAATTACCGTAGGTATGATTGGAAGTAG
- a CDS encoding GDP-fucose synthetase produces the protein MEKSSKIYVAGHAGLVGSAMLKQLKGKGYHNIILREMSQLNLRDQPAVGEFFQAEKPEYVFLAAAMVGGIHANNTYPADFIYDNLLIECNVIHASYLSRVKKLLFLGSSCIYPRDCPQPMKEEYLLTGPLEPTNEPYAVAKIAGIKMCQAYNKQYGTKFISVMPTNLYGPNDNYHPLNSHVLPALIRRFHQAKIENKPFVEAWGTGSPRREFYYSEDMAAACIFLMETYDGSQMVNIGCGQDMTIRELTVLVAQTVGYQGQIRWDGSKPDGTPRKLLDVSRLHALGWTRHTPLEEGLKLAYRDFLENPKIRK, from the coding sequence ATGGAGAAAAGTTCCAAGATCTATGTGGCCGGACATGCCGGGCTGGTGGGATCGGCCATGCTGAAGCAACTGAAAGGGAAAGGCTATCACAATATCATTCTGCGGGAGATGAGCCAGCTGAACCTGCGGGACCAGCCGGCGGTGGGTGAATTCTTCCAAGCCGAAAAACCGGAATATGTGTTTCTGGCGGCGGCCATGGTGGGCGGCATCCATGCCAACAACACCTATCCGGCCGATTTCATCTACGACAACCTGCTGATAGAGTGCAATGTCATCCATGCCTCCTATCTCAGCCGGGTCAAAAAGCTGCTGTTTCTGGGCTCATCCTGCATCTATCCCCGGGATTGCCCCCAGCCCATGAAGGAGGAATACCTGCTGACCGGCCCGCTGGAGCCCACCAACGAGCCCTACGCGGTGGCCAAGATCGCCGGGATCAAGATGTGCCAGGCCTACAACAAGCAGTACGGCACCAAATTCATCTCGGTGATGCCCACCAATCTGTACGGACCCAACGACAATTACCATCCCCTCAATTCGCATGTCCTGCCGGCCCTGATCCGCCGCTTTCACCAGGCAAAAATAGAGAACAAACCGTTCGTGGAGGCCTGGGGCACCGGCTCGCCCCGCCGGGAGTTCTACTATTCCGAGGATATGGCGGCGGCCTGCATCTTTTTGATGGAAACCTACGACGGCAGCCAGATGGTCAACATCGGCTGCGGGCAGGATATGACCATCCGGGAGCTGACCGTCCTGGTGGCCCAAACCGTGGGTTATCAGGGCCAGATCCGGTGGGATGGATCCAAGCCCGACGGCACCCCCCGGAAGCTGCTGGACGTCAGCCGGCTGCACGCCCTGGGCTGGACCAGGCACACCCCCCTGGAGGAGGGCCTCAAGCTGGCCTACCGGGATTTTCTGGAGAATCCCAAGATCAGAAAATAA
- a CDS encoding asparagine synthase (glutamine-hydrolyzing): MCGITGLIHLESQRKADRSKIKRMADSIAHRGPDGEGFYVNGPLALGHRRLSIIDLKTGDQPMFTEDKRLTIVYNGEIYNYIELREELSSLGHVFKTDSDTEVILNAYTQWGEDCQLRFNGMWAFAIWDAKNGSLFLSRDRLGEKPLHYALYDNSLLFGSEIKSLLAYGLPKRPDNRMTEIYLGLGYVPAPYSFYEGILKLEPGCCLSVVDGKISLRRYWELPDISEAELIGDRPKVNETFLELLTDSVRLRMRSDVPYGAFLSGGLDSSSLVAMMSDISQHPVETFTVGFENADFDERALARQVADKFGCRHHDGTITAETLTESLSRVLSYTDEPFGDSSAIATGYVAEYARKNVKMAITGDGGDEVLSGYSSYQSEKLSGFLHRFPRGLRKGIPSVIKFISRPVGGRWRYKTDRFINVLDSAGDSFQNRLLNKASWMDPRMLREIISSESQGAIHLDEYLEQKMAQCRFKDGFYRNMYYNFKLSLPEDMLVKVDRMAMSHSLETRAPFLDHRLVEYMYRVPKDIKMKGFQRKSILRDTVGKRLPEAVRQAGKKGFVVPLRDWCRDPNMAPALDDLWKTDWGLNQNMVKQAVVENANGTADNGNFIWMMLLLKQWMI, encoded by the coding sequence ATGTGCGGAATAACCGGATTAATTCATCTGGAAAGCCAAAGGAAAGCTGACCGGTCCAAGATCAAGCGGATGGCCGACAGCATTGCCCACCGCGGCCCGGACGGCGAGGGGTTTTATGTCAACGGACCGCTGGCATTGGGCCATCGGCGGTTGTCCATCATCGACCTTAAGACCGGCGACCAGCCCATGTTCACCGAAGATAAGCGGCTGACCATAGTTTATAACGGAGAGATATACAATTATATCGAACTCAGAGAAGAACTGTCTTCGCTGGGGCATGTCTTTAAAACGGATTCCGATACAGAGGTCATTCTGAATGCCTATACACAGTGGGGAGAGGATTGCCAGCTGCGCTTCAATGGGATGTGGGCCTTTGCCATCTGGGATGCTAAAAATGGTTCATTATTTCTTTCGCGGGACCGCTTGGGCGAAAAACCACTGCATTACGCCCTCTATGATAATTCTCTTCTTTTCGGATCCGAAATAAAAAGCCTTTTGGCCTACGGCCTGCCCAAGAGGCCGGATAACAGGATGACGGAGATATATCTCGGCTTGGGATATGTCCCGGCGCCGTATTCTTTTTATGAGGGGATTTTAAAGCTTGAACCGGGCTGCTGCCTTTCTGTGGTTGACGGGAAGATCAGTCTGAGAAGATACTGGGAACTGCCAGATATTTCTGAAGCCGAACTGATCGGGGATAGACCGAAGGTCAATGAGACATTTTTAGAATTATTGACGGATTCGGTTCGCCTGCGAATGCGGAGCGATGTGCCTTACGGGGCTTTTTTAAGCGGCGGCCTGGATTCCTCCAGCCTGGTGGCGATGATGTCGGATATCAGCCAGCATCCGGTAGAGACCTTTACCGTTGGTTTTGAGAACGCCGATTTTGATGAAAGAGCATTGGCCAGACAGGTGGCTGATAAATTCGGGTGCCGGCACCATGATGGGACAATCACTGCAGAAACTTTGACGGAATCACTTTCAAGGGTTTTGTCATACACGGATGAGCCATTCGGCGACTCATCGGCCATAGCCACCGGCTACGTAGCTGAATATGCCAGAAAAAATGTCAAGATGGCCATAACCGGGGACGGCGGGGATGAAGTGCTATCCGGTTATTCCAGCTATCAGTCAGAAAAACTGTCTGGTTTTTTGCATAGATTTCCAAGGGGCCTAAGAAAGGGAATCCCTTCAGTAATAAAATTCATCAGCCGTCCGGTTGGCGGGCGGTGGCGATATAAAACAGACCGATTTATAAATGTTCTGGATTCTGCCGGTGACAGCTTCCAAAACAGGCTTCTGAACAAAGCCAGCTGGATGGACCCCAGAATGCTGCGGGAGATCATTTCCAGTGAAAGCCAGGGAGCCATTCATTTGGATGAATATCTCGAACAGAAAATGGCGCAATGCCGGTTCAAGGATGGATTCTACCGGAATATGTATTATAATTTCAAATTATCGCTGCCGGAGGACATGCTGGTGAAGGTTGACCGGATGGCCATGTCCCATTCTTTAGAGACCCGGGCCCCGTTCTTGGATCACCGGCTGGTGGAATATATGTACCGGGTGCCTAAGGATATAAAAATGAAAGGGTTTCAGCGTAAAAGCATTTTACGCGATACTGTCGGCAAAAGACTTCCGGAGGCCGTCAGGCAAGCGGGTAAAAAGGGATTTGTGGTCCCCCTTAGGGATTGGTGCCGCGATCCAAATATGGCCCCGGCCTTGGATGACTTATGGAAAACAGACTGGGGTTTGAATCAAAATATGGTCAAGCAGGCCGTAGTGGAAAATGCGAACGGAACAGCCGACAACGGCAATTTTATTTGGATGATGCTGTTGTTAAAGCAATGGATGATATAA
- a CDS encoding Vi polysaccharide biosynthesis protein VipB/TviC yields MSEKYLITGGAGFIGSNLTAELLNSGAQVRVLDNFSTGKRENLLPFKGHQNMELIEGDLRSFHIVRQAVKGVDYVLHQGALPSVPRSIADPITTNDVNILGTLNVLEAAKEFGVKRVVYASSSSIYGNSPTLPKSEEMPVQPLSPYALSKYTGERYSQIFHQVYGLETVCLRYFNVFGPNQDPASQYSAVIPKFIKMISEGISPIIYGDGGHSRDFTPVANVVRANLLACRSTGASGQVFNIACGQRHTLLDLVTAINKFLGSRVEPRFEKERAGDVRDSMASIERAAKGMGYRPEVSFQEGLASLIKITADGK; encoded by the coding sequence ATGTCTGAAAAATATTTGATCACCGGCGGGGCGGGGTTCATTGGCTCCAATCTTACCGCCGAATTGCTTAACTCGGGAGCGCAGGTCAGGGTGCTGGACAATTTCTCCACCGGAAAAAGGGAGAACCTGCTTCCCTTCAAGGGTCATCAGAACATGGAGCTGATCGAGGGCGATCTCAGAAGTTTTCACATAGTCCGGCAAGCCGTAAAGGGGGTTGATTACGTTCTTCACCAAGGGGCGCTTCCTTCGGTTCCCCGGTCCATTGCCGACCCCATCACCACCAATGACGTCAATATATTGGGGACCCTTAACGTGCTGGAGGCGGCCAAGGAATTCGGGGTTAAGAGGGTGGTCTATGCCTCCTCATCCTCCATTTACGGCAACAGCCCCACCCTGCCAAAGTCCGAGGAGATGCCGGTCCAGCCGCTTTCGCCCTACGCCCTTTCCAAGTACACCGGGGAGAGATATTCCCAGATCTTTCACCAGGTGTACGGCCTGGAAACGGTTTGCCTGCGGTATTTCAACGTTTTTGGCCCCAACCAGGACCCCGCCTCCCAGTACAGCGCGGTCATCCCCAAATTCATCAAAATGATCTCCGAGGGCATTTCTCCCATAATATACGGTGATGGCGGCCATTCCAGGGATTTTACCCCTGTGGCAAATGTGGTGAGGGCAAATCTGCTGGCCTGCAGATCAACCGGGGCTTCGGGGCAGGTGTTCAATATCGCCTGCGGCCAGCGGCATACCTTGCTGGACCTGGTAACCGCAATAAATAAATTCCTGGGCTCCCGGGTAGAACCGCGCTTCGAAAAAGAAAGGGCCGGGGATGTTCGCGATTCCATGGCTTCCATAGAACGGGCCGCCAAAGGCATGGGGTATCGGCCCGAAGTCTCATTTCAGGAGGGCCTGGCAAGTTTAATCAAAATAACGGCCGATGGAAAGTAG